Proteins from a genomic interval of Streptococcus oralis:
- a CDS encoding acyl-CoA dehydrogenase family protein — MATKEEILRELYPEDLFHYADGLTLGEAEVLQETRRLIEKYLRPVINEYWEKPDFPFEEFYAVAKGAQIMNNPKLFEGREGSWKPSELYIAFLYLELARFDASMATFYTVHGGLCYNTILLGGDERQQKEFLPKLAAFDWQGCFALTEPLSGSDIAGGLATTAERVGDKWILNGEKRWIGGSDTADVVPVFARDVADGKVKCFIVRKGAPGYHAEPIPHKIALRCVRNGHITMKNVEVPDSDRLVNINGFGDVARILTFTRADVAHIAMGVTCGSYVAALKYAKDREQFKRPIAKFQIVQEKLARMQANAVAVIAYSTRIAEMQEKGNELMLNSALAKMHNSLVMRETVALARETCGGNGITLETDVARFFADAESIYTYEGSHEVNALIVGREITGLGAFV, encoded by the coding sequence ATGGCAACAAAAGAAGAAATTTTACGCGAACTATATCCTGAGGACCTTTTTCACTATGCGGATGGTCTAACTTTGGGAGAAGCAGAGGTTTTACAAGAAACTCGCCGTTTGATTGAGAAATATCTCCGTCCAGTTATTAATGAATACTGGGAAAAACCTGATTTTCCTTTTGAAGAATTCTATGCTGTGGCTAAGGGCGCTCAAATTATGAACAATCCAAAATTGTTTGAGGGACGTGAAGGTAGCTGGAAACCATCTGAACTTTATATTGCCTTCTTGTATCTTGAACTTGCTCGCTTCGATGCTTCTATGGCAACATTCTACACCGTTCATGGCGGACTTTGCTACAACACAATTCTCTTGGGTGGTGATGAGCGTCAACAAAAAGAATTTCTTCCAAAACTAGCTGCATTTGATTGGCAAGGTTGCTTCGCTTTAACTGAACCTCTTTCAGGTTCTGATATTGCTGGAGGACTTGCAACTACTGCAGAACGTGTTGGAGACAAGTGGATTCTAAATGGTGAAAAACGCTGGATTGGTGGTTCAGACACTGCAGACGTTGTTCCTGTATTTGCTCGTGATGTTGCGGATGGCAAGGTGAAATGCTTTATCGTTCGTAAGGGAGCTCCTGGATATCATGCAGAACCAATCCCACATAAGATTGCTCTTCGTTGTGTCCGCAATGGCCATATTACTATGAAGAATGTAGAGGTTCCAGATTCAGACCGTTTGGTAAATATCAATGGTTTTGGTGATGTAGCCCGCATCTTGACCTTCACTCGTGCGGACGTTGCTCACATTGCTATGGGAGTGACTTGTGGATCTTATGTAGCAGCTCTTAAATATGCTAAAGATCGTGAACAGTTCAAACGTCCAATTGCCAAATTCCAAATTGTTCAAGAAAAATTGGCTCGTATGCAGGCAAATGCTGTAGCAGTTATTGCTTATTCAACTCGTATTGCTGAGATGCAAGAGAAAGGTAATGAATTGATGCTTAACTCGGCTCTTGCTAAGATGCACAATTCCTTGGTGATGCGTGAAACAGTTGCCCTTGCTCGTGAAACTTGCGGAGGTAATGGTATTACGCTTGAGACAGACGTTGCTCGTTTCTTTGCAGATGCTGAATCAATCTATACCTATGAAGGTTCACACGAAGTGAATGCCTTGATTGTTGGTCGTGAGATTACTGGACTAGGTGCCTTTGTTTAA
- a CDS encoding LysR family transcriptional regulator: MDIIQMNYFINIIECGCNLSIAAKKIHISQSALSQFVTNFEAAEGIQLFNRKNGRLESLTDSGRKIYRYATEIVNRHEEMLSMIHIEAQKQKGTINFGIPSLILRVYFASALPHFLKNNPHIHIQVTEGGGKEIRQKMVDGDLNLSILIEPTSLDAKKYEQHIIQLDEYVAYMDKDHPLAQKSLLEWSDIAGYELATFNKTFTTYDLVTEKLRSQRIEAKFAYLSSTWDFLVESTHQTDLIALLPRPVEYFVDKSRFKAVRFKDPIPFNIWFCRPYKNSYNEVESYIYEELLKDYYQPFSDN; this comes from the coding sequence GTGGATATTATCCAAATGAACTATTTCATCAATATCATAGAATGCGGATGCAACCTTTCCATTGCTGCAAAGAAGATTCACATTAGTCAATCAGCCTTGAGTCAATTCGTGACAAATTTTGAAGCAGCTGAAGGGATTCAATTATTCAATCGCAAGAATGGAAGATTAGAAAGTTTAACAGATTCGGGACGCAAAATTTATCGTTATGCGACCGAGATTGTGAATCGACATGAAGAAATGCTTTCCATGATCCATATAGAAGCTCAAAAGCAAAAAGGCACCATTAATTTTGGTATTCCGTCCTTGATTTTACGAGTTTATTTTGCTAGTGCCTTGCCTCATTTTCTGAAAAATAATCCTCATATCCATATCCAGGTTACGGAAGGTGGAGGGAAGGAAATTCGTCAAAAAATGGTTGATGGAGATTTGAATCTCTCTATTCTGATAGAGCCTACGAGCCTGGATGCTAAAAAATATGAACAACATATCATTCAATTGGATGAATACGTTGCTTATATGGATAAGGATCATCCGCTGGCTCAGAAAAGCTTGTTGGAATGGTCTGATATTGCTGGTTATGAATTGGCAACCTTCAACAAAACATTTACGACTTATGATTTAGTGACAGAAAAACTTCGTTCACAACGAATTGAGGCTAAATTTGCTTATCTTTCCTCTACTTGGGACTTCCTAGTTGAATCAACTCATCAGACAGATTTGATTGCTCTTTTACCAAGGCCGGTTGAATATTTTGTGGACAAGAGTCGTTTTAAGGCAGTTAGATTCAAGGATCCTATTCCATTTAATATTTGGTTTTGTAGACCCTATAAAAACTCCTACAATGAAGTAGAGTCTTATATATATGAAGAATTGTTGAAAGATTATTACCAACCGTTTTCTGACAACTAA
- a CDS encoding 3-hydroxybutyryl-CoA dehydrogenase: protein MMISKVMIIGSGQMGSGIAQVFAQAGFTVYLNDIKEEFVQRGLNNITKQLERSVEKGRMSADEKDQVLANLLPSVSYEDAKQVQLVIEAATENREIKLNIFKQLDELTDPKTILASNTSSLSITDIAAATKHQERVIGMHFFNPAPIMKLVEVIKALQTSEEVVQAVRELTVKIGKTPVDVKDSYGFVVNRILIPMINEAIYILGEGVASAEEIDEAMKLGANHPIGPLALADLIGLDVCLAIMGVLNQGFGDQKYRPAPLLKKMVEAGKLGRKTKEGFFTY from the coding sequence ATAATGATATCTAAGGTGATGATTATTGGTTCTGGTCAAATGGGAAGCGGAATTGCTCAAGTATTTGCTCAGGCTGGTTTTACAGTTTACTTAAACGATATTAAAGAAGAATTTGTTCAAAGAGGCTTGAATAATATCACAAAACAATTGGAACGTTCAGTTGAAAAAGGACGGATGTCTGCGGATGAGAAGGATCAGGTATTGGCCAATTTGCTTCCATCTGTTTCATATGAAGATGCGAAACAAGTCCAATTGGTGATTGAAGCTGCAACTGAGAACCGTGAGATTAAGTTGAATATTTTCAAACAATTGGATGAATTGACAGATCCTAAAACTATCTTAGCATCAAACACATCCTCTTTGTCAATCACGGATATAGCTGCTGCTACTAAACATCAGGAGCGCGTGATTGGAATGCACTTCTTTAATCCTGCCCCAATCATGAAACTTGTAGAGGTTATTAAGGCCTTGCAGACTTCAGAAGAAGTGGTTCAGGCGGTTCGTGAATTGACAGTGAAAATTGGTAAAACACCAGTTGATGTTAAAGATTCTTATGGTTTTGTTGTGAACAGAATTTTGATTCCTATGATCAATGAAGCCATTTACATTCTAGGTGAAGGAGTGGCTAGTGCCGAGGAAATCGATGAAGCGATGAAGCTTGGTGCAAATCATCCTATTGGACCTTTAGCTCTTGCTGACTTGATTGGATTGGATGTTTGTTTGGCTATTATGGGCGTCCTAAACCAAGGGTTTGGTGATCAAAAATACCGTCCTGCCCCTCTTCTTAAGAAAATGGTCGAAGCAGGAAAATTGGGACGGAAGACAAAAGAAGGCTTCTTTACTTACTAG
- a CDS encoding acyl-CoA dehydrogenase family protein, translating into MTYNDVLARELKADVKVLIRDYFKSREDEQQFPRELLYQFIERFDIFSLLLDSQDSVLRTEFLTFIRLISKDFPAFSAVLLTQACYGIYPILRYGSQEQKSRYVEPLVRGEILAGLGFSEGKLMESLEVIATTARKTEAGWSLTGKKSIVSNCRYTDILLILAKVQETNGEDGYGFFIVDTTRPGVAFGDDIAKPGLQGLPVNSVTFDQVILPEDSLLGLTLNGETQLNDIIKKLQLGLSAISIGISEGAFEKGLAFVKVKRGFGKRLIDATVYQHQFADLYTKLCAAESYFASYKDRMKADSLFVSQIKLYTTKVAIEISEEIIRLIGPLQTLDDIPIDRYLKDAKTIEIYGKSGDSIRKRIAAQWIKE; encoded by the coding sequence ATGACCTATAATGACGTGCTGGCGCGAGAATTGAAGGCAGACGTGAAAGTGTTGATTCGGGACTATTTCAAGTCTCGTGAGGATGAACAACAGTTCCCTAGAGAATTGCTTTATCAGTTTATTGAGCGATTTGATATCTTTTCCTTGCTTTTAGATAGTCAAGATTCTGTTTTGAGAACCGAGTTTTTGACCTTTATTCGCTTGATTTCAAAAGATTTCCCTGCTTTTTCTGCTGTTCTGCTAACTCAGGCATGTTATGGTATCTATCCTATTTTACGATATGGAAGTCAGGAACAAAAATCGCGTTATGTAGAACCATTAGTAAGGGGAGAAATCTTAGCTGGCTTGGGATTTTCCGAAGGAAAATTGATGGAAAGCTTGGAGGTTATTGCAACAACCGCAAGGAAAACAGAGGCAGGTTGGTCTTTAACTGGGAAGAAGTCAATTGTATCAAATTGCCGCTATACAGATATTTTGTTAATCTTAGCCAAGGTTCAGGAAACTAACGGAGAAGATGGATATGGATTTTTCATTGTTGATACGACTCGACCGGGGGTTGCTTTTGGAGATGATATAGCAAAACCTGGTTTACAGGGTTTACCTGTGAATTCGGTAACTTTTGACCAGGTCATATTGCCAGAAGATAGTCTGCTAGGATTGACCTTAAATGGGGAAACTCAGTTAAATGATATTATCAAAAAATTACAGCTAGGATTAAGCGCAATATCTATTGGTATCTCTGAGGGAGCTTTTGAAAAAGGTCTGGCTTTTGTAAAGGTCAAAAGAGGATTTGGGAAACGATTAATCGATGCGACAGTCTATCAACATCAATTTGCAGACTTGTATACTAAGCTGTGTGCGGCTGAATCTTACTTTGCCTCCTACAAGGACAGGATGAAGGCGGATTCTCTCTTTGTATCTCAGATAAAACTTTATACGACAAAAGTAGCAATTGAGATTTCTGAGGAAATTATTAGATTAATTGGACCTCTTCAAACCTTGGATGACATCCCTATAGACCGTTATCTAAAGGATGCCAAAACGATTGAAATCTATGGAAAATCTGGGGATTCGATTCGTAAAAGAATAGCAGCCCAATGGATAAAGGAGTAA
- a CDS encoding CoA transferase subunit A has translation MKVVTLSEAISLIHSGDKVGISGFLGVGEPLELIEGLVRQNQQDLTLVSVVTSQPGKEVGVGRLCENHQVTKYIAAHVGTSAAAQHDYFSGTMKVEFTPMGTVVERLHAAGAGLGAVLTPTGVGTILEDEHEKVTRNGKEYLIYDPLKIDIALIKATKADKYGNLYLDGTTKNISLQLALAADTVIVETNELVEVGEIDPNDIYIPGILVDYVVQGLTPQEHHQMMGDLWTETKKLAGVK, from the coding sequence ATGAAAGTTGTAACATTGTCTGAAGCTATTTCCTTGATTCATTCAGGAGATAAAGTTGGTATTTCTGGATTTCTCGGAGTGGGAGAACCACTTGAGTTAATTGAGGGACTGGTTCGTCAAAATCAGCAAGATTTGACCTTGGTGTCTGTTGTAACTTCTCAACCCGGTAAGGAAGTTGGAGTTGGTCGTCTTTGTGAAAATCATCAAGTTACAAAGTATATTGCAGCCCATGTAGGAACATCTGCTGCTGCTCAGCATGATTATTTCTCAGGAACCATGAAAGTGGAGTTCACTCCGATGGGAACTGTCGTAGAACGCTTACATGCTGCAGGTGCAGGTCTTGGAGCAGTTTTAACGCCAACAGGTGTAGGAACAATTCTTGAAGATGAGCACGAAAAAGTAACTCGAAATGGAAAAGAATATTTGATTTATGATCCATTGAAGATTGATATTGCCTTGATTAAAGCTACTAAGGCTGATAAATATGGTAATCTTTATCTAGATGGGACTACTAAAAACATCTCTCTTCAACTCGCTCTAGCGGCTGATACAGTCATTGTTGAGACAAACGAGTTGGTTGAAGTCGGGGAAATTGATCCAAATGATATTTACATCCCTGGTATCCTAGTTGACTATGTCGTTCAAGGATTGACACCACAAGAGCATCATCAGATGATGGGAGACTTGTGGACAGAGACAAAAAAACTGGCGGGGGTGAAGTAA
- a CDS encoding 3-oxoacid CoA-transferase subunit B: MKAKEIIARRVALEFKDGDVVNLGFGIPNASADYIPEGVNVILQAENGALRFGETPTKDTYNANLANSGGAPITLLPGAALFDLQTSFAIIRGGHVDATVLGALEVSQDGSIANWIIPGKFAPGMGGAMDLLVGAKRVIGAIQHTTADGESKLLKECTLPLSAKGVLDLVITDLAVFGFKDGKFLLKELAPGVTLEEVLEKTAGEVIVAEDLKTMPI; encoded by the coding sequence ATGAAAGCAAAAGAAATTATCGCAAGACGTGTAGCGCTTGAATTTAAAGATGGAGATGTGGTCAATCTTGGATTTGGGATTCCAAACGCTTCTGCTGATTATATTCCTGAAGGAGTAAATGTTATTTTGCAGGCAGAAAATGGCGCCCTTCGATTTGGAGAAACACCAACTAAAGACACCTATAATGCCAATTTAGCGAACTCTGGTGGAGCTCCTATCACATTGTTGCCCGGAGCAGCCTTGTTTGATCTACAAACTTCCTTTGCCATTATTCGTGGTGGACACGTGGATGCAACCGTTCTGGGAGCGCTAGAAGTCAGCCAAGATGGTAGCATTGCGAACTGGATTATCCCAGGGAAATTTGCTCCTGGTATGGGTGGCGCAATGGACTTATTGGTAGGTGCTAAGCGTGTAATCGGGGCTATTCAACACACAACTGCTGATGGGGAATCCAAGTTGTTGAAAGAATGTACCTTGCCACTTTCAGCTAAGGGAGTGTTAGATCTCGTTATTACTGATTTAGCTGTTTTTGGATTCAAAGATGGTAAATTCTTATTGAAAGAGTTGGCTCCTGGTGTGACATTAGAAGAAGTTCTTGAAAAAACAGCTGGGGAAGTCATTGTCGCAGAAGACCTAAAAACAATGCCGATTTAA
- a CDS encoding MBL fold metallo-hydrolase, with product MAELTLQEYQFHDMKLTWLRGADKLTDAGTLFGPVPKVVWSRYYPTNDANMMAELTDPILIQYKGKNYLIDASFDTAKLSDKQRRNLGILSESRVEESLDLLGLSPEDIDIVLMTHMHHDHSGGLTYVNDQGKLVSKYPNAKIIVNDVEWYEMRNPNDRTRGTYLRENWEPIQDQVTTFSEYINVIPEIQMIHTSGHSNGHSIILLKQGKDTMIHMGDLMLSHVHRNPLWVPAVDDYPMKSILAKKKWLRQAFENHYKFFFYHDQFFAVVEFDKDGKEFVDYVLRSRPPLIPFTDQQDRKPDFLG from the coding sequence ATGGCAGAACTCACCTTACAGGAATATCAATTTCATGATATGAAACTGACATGGCTACGTGGAGCCGATAAATTGACGGATGCAGGGACTCTTTTTGGTCCGGTTCCGAAAGTTGTGTGGTCTCGTTACTACCCAACAAATGATGCTAATATGATGGCAGAATTGACGGATCCTATTTTGATCCAGTACAAGGGTAAAAATTACTTGATAGATGCAAGTTTTGATACAGCAAAATTATCCGATAAACAAAGGCGTAACTTAGGAATCTTGTCTGAAAGTCGGGTAGAAGAAAGTTTAGATCTTTTAGGACTATCGCCTGAAGACATTGACATCGTGCTGATGACACATATGCACCACGATCATTCTGGTGGCTTGACGTATGTGAATGATCAAGGGAAGCTGGTTTCCAAGTATCCAAACGCCAAGATTATTGTGAATGATGTCGAGTGGTATGAGATGAGAAACCCTAATGATCGAACGCGGGGAACTTATCTGAGAGAAAATTGGGAACCGATTCAAGATCAGGTGACGACTTTCTCAGAGTATATCAATGTCATTCCAGAAATCCAAATGATTCACACAAGTGGTCACAGCAATGGCCACAGTATTATCTTGCTCAAACAGGGGAAAGATACGATGATCCATATGGGGGACTTGATGTTATCACATGTTCATCGAAATCCTCTCTGGGTTCCAGCAGTTGATGATTATCCTATGAAATCAATTTTAGCCAAAAAGAAGTGGTTGCGTCAGGCTTTTGAGAATCATTATAAGTTTTTCTTTTACCATGATCAATTTTTCGCGGTGGTAGAGTTTGACAAGGATGGGAAGGAATTTGTAGATTATGTTCTACGTTCTCGCCCCCCACTTATTCCTTTTACAGATCAGCAGGATCGTAAGCCAGATTTTTTAGGATAG
- a CDS encoding nitronate monooxygenase — protein sequence MCQQESTENKRRTHMSITKLLQIQYPIFQGAMAQISHYQLAAAVSEAGGLGIIASGGMTGEQLREEIRELKKLTDKPFGVNIMLMMKNIKDIVTVIIEEKVPVVTTGAGTPKHIMPYLKEAGIKVIPVIASVKHAQKMQELGVDAVIAEGSEAGGHIGETNTMALIPQIVDAVTIPVIAAGGVADGRGLAAAIALGAQGVQMGTVFLASEECPISPAYKEAILAASDTATAVTGRIAGAPVRCIRNEMTDHYIELEQKGTNREELEEITIGSLSKAVYEGDTVHGSMMSGQIAGLVKDIKPCKTILESIVKQAQECLQDIRLELGE from the coding sequence ATTTGCCAACAAGAATCAACAGAAAATAAAAGGAGGACTCATATGTCAATTACAAAACTTTTACAGATTCAATATCCAATTTTTCAAGGGGCTATGGCTCAAATCTCGCACTATCAACTAGCAGCAGCTGTTTCTGAGGCTGGAGGTCTGGGAATTATCGCTTCAGGTGGTATGACCGGAGAGCAGTTGCGAGAAGAAATTCGTGAACTGAAAAAGTTGACAGATAAGCCTTTTGGTGTCAACATCATGTTGATGATGAAAAACATCAAGGATATTGTGACCGTTATCATTGAAGAAAAGGTTCCAGTGGTAACTACAGGTGCAGGAACTCCTAAGCATATCATGCCTTACTTGAAAGAAGCAGGAATCAAGGTTATTCCAGTTATTGCCAGTGTCAAGCATGCTCAAAAAATGCAAGAATTGGGAGTTGATGCTGTAATCGCTGAAGGTTCAGAAGCTGGTGGGCATATTGGAGAAACCAATACAATGGCTCTTATCCCACAAATCGTTGATGCGGTAACGATTCCAGTCATTGCTGCAGGAGGTGTGGCAGATGGTCGTGGACTTGCTGCTGCGATTGCACTAGGTGCACAAGGAGTTCAAATGGGAACAGTTTTTCTTGCTTCAGAAGAATGTCCAATTTCTCCAGCCTATAAAGAAGCTATTTTGGCGGCAAGTGATACAGCGACTGCGGTTACAGGCCGCATTGCGGGAGCGCCAGTTCGTTGTATTCGCAATGAGATGACGGATCACTACATTGAATTAGAGCAGAAAGGTACAAACCGAGAGGAACTGGAAGAAATTACGATCGGTTCCCTATCTAAGGCTGTCTATGAAGGTGATACAGTTCATGGTTCAATGATGAGCGGACAAATTGCGGGTTTGGTGAAAGACATCAAACCATGTAAGACTATTTTAGAATCAATTGTGAAACAGGCGCAAGAGTGCCTACAAGACATTCGACTAGAATTAGGTGAATAA
- a CDS encoding acetyl-CoA C-acetyltransferase, with the protein MKDVVIVSAVRTPLGSFGGSLKNVSAVDLGSLVIKSALEKANIKPEQVDEVIMGNVLGAGLGQNVARQMSIHAGLPEFTPAFTINKVCGSGLKAVQLAAQAIQCGDADIVVAGGAENMSQAPYVLPSFRWGARMGDSKVVDTMIKDGLSDAFNEYHMGITAENVAEEYGISRDDQDALALESQKRAVAAIESGRFKEEIVPVVIPQRKGDPIVFDTDEFPRKDASLESLSKLRPVFKKDGSVTAGNASGINDGAAAVLVMSAEKAEELGLPVIARIRSYASAGLDPKIMGCGPIYATRKALEKGNLTVDDLDLIESNEAFAAQACAVGKTLGFNTDIVNVNGGAIALGHPIGASGCRILVTLVHEMMKRDAKTGLATLCIGGGMGTALIVER; encoded by the coding sequence ATGAAAGACGTAGTTATTGTTTCGGCAGTGCGAACACCTTTAGGTTCCTTTGGCGGGAGCTTGAAGAATGTTTCTGCTGTTGATTTGGGATCTTTGGTAATTAAGAGTGCTTTGGAAAAAGCGAATATTAAACCAGAGCAGGTAGATGAAGTGATTATGGGGAATGTCCTAGGCGCAGGTTTAGGTCAAAACGTGGCTCGCCAAATGAGTATTCATGCTGGGCTTCCTGAATTTACACCAGCCTTTACCATTAATAAGGTTTGTGGTTCCGGTTTGAAGGCAGTGCAGTTAGCTGCTCAAGCGATTCAGTGCGGAGATGCAGATATTGTCGTGGCTGGTGGTGCAGAAAACATGAGCCAAGCTCCATATGTTTTGCCAAGCTTCCGTTGGGGTGCCCGTATGGGAGATTCGAAAGTGGTAGATACCATGATTAAGGACGGTTTGTCTGATGCCTTTAACGAATACCATATGGGGATTACAGCTGAGAATGTGGCAGAAGAATATGGTATTAGCCGGGATGATCAAGATGCGCTTGCTTTGGAATCACAAAAACGAGCAGTGGCGGCTATAGAATCTGGACGCTTTAAGGAAGAGATTGTTCCGGTGGTCATTCCTCAACGTAAAGGCGATCCTATCGTCTTTGATACAGATGAATTTCCTAGAAAAGATGCTAGCTTGGAGAGTCTGTCTAAGCTGCGTCCTGTTTTCAAAAAAGACGGTTCTGTTACAGCGGGAAATGCCTCAGGTATCAATGACGGGGCGGCGGCTGTCTTGGTCATGAGTGCTGAAAAAGCTGAAGAATTAGGACTTCCAGTCATTGCGCGCATTCGTTCGTATGCAAGTGCAGGTTTGGATCCTAAGATTATGGGATGTGGACCGATTTATGCGACCCGTAAAGCTCTTGAAAAAGGTAATTTGACAGTTGATGATCTTGACTTGATCGAGTCAAATGAAGCCTTTGCTGCTCAGGCTTGTGCGGTCGGGAAAACACTTGGTTTCAATACCGATATTGTCAATGTCAATGGTGGCGCGATTGCTCTTGGTCACCCAATTGGGGCTTCAGGTTGCCGTATCCTAGTGACTCTGGTACATGAGATGATGAAACGTGATGCTAAAACTGGTTTAGCTACTCTCTGTATCGGAGGAGGGATGGGAACAGCCCTCATCGTTGAACGTTAG
- a CDS encoding ComF family protein — MNCLLCGQTTKSELTFSSLFFLKNESSYLCLACDSTFEKIGEDHCPNCMKTRSSTKCQDCKFWCKEGVRVDHKAIFTYNQAMKDFFSRYKFDGDFLLRKVFASVLAEELKKYKGYQFVVIPLSPGRLLERGFNQVEGLVEAAGFSFKDILGKREESASSSKSRLERLATEIPFFIKDGISLPKKILLIDDIYTTGATVNRVKRLLEEAGALDVKTFSLVR; from the coding sequence ATGAACTGTTTACTATGTGGCCAGACTACAAAGAGTGAGCTGACTTTTAGTAGTCTTTTCTTTTTGAAGAATGAGAGCAGTTATCTTTGCTTAGCTTGTGATTCTACTTTTGAGAAGATTGGTGAAGATCATTGTCCAAACTGTATGAAAACAAGGTCGTCAACTAAGTGTCAAGATTGTAAATTTTGGTGTAAAGAAGGAGTTCGTGTTGATCATAAGGCAATCTTTACCTATAATCAAGCTATGAAAGACTTTTTCAGTCGCTATAAGTTTGATGGCGATTTTTTGCTTAGAAAAGTTTTTGCTTCTGTTCTTGCTGAGGAGCTGAAAAAGTATAAAGGTTATCAATTTGTTGTAATTCCCCTAAGTCCTGGAAGATTGCTTGAGAGGGGGTTCAACCAAGTCGAGGGTTTGGTTGAGGCAGCAGGCTTTTCTTTTAAAGATATATTAGGAAAAAGAGAAGAGAGCGCTAGTTCTTCTAAAAGCCGTTTGGAAAGGTTGGCTACTGAAATTCCATTTTTTATTAAAGATGGAATCTCACTTCCTAAGAAGATTTTGCTGATTGATGACATCTATACAACAGGGGCTACTGTCAATCGTGTGAAACGACTTTTGGAAGAAGCAGGTGCTTTGGATGTTAAAACTTTTTCCCTTGTAAGATGA
- a CDS encoding enoyl-CoA hydratase-related protein produces MSKTVLLEVKNGLGYLTINRPSALNALSSEVLKDLNLALDQIEASEDIRVVIVTGQGEKAFVAGADIKEMDQMSPIQAHEYMTYANDTFTRLSELTQPTISVLNGYALGGGLELALSTDIRIGYDKTMVGFPEVGLGIIPGFAGTQRMSRLIGTSKTKELIFTARMVKGQEAYDLGILNKLVAAEELLPAAEELAAAIMKNAPLAVEKAKHIIQVGSELPLKNAIRLETEAEALLFSTEDKVEGMRAFVEKRKAVFQRK; encoded by the coding sequence ATGAGTAAAACTGTTTTATTAGAGGTTAAGAATGGTCTTGGCTATCTAACAATTAACCGTCCATCGGCTTTGAACGCTTTAAGTTCAGAAGTCTTAAAGGATTTGAATCTCGCTTTAGACCAAATTGAAGCAAGCGAGGATATTCGTGTTGTCATTGTGACTGGTCAAGGAGAGAAAGCATTTGTCGCGGGAGCAGACATTAAAGAGATGGACCAAATGTCTCCAATTCAGGCTCATGAATACATGACCTATGCGAACGACACCTTTACCCGCTTATCTGAATTGACTCAGCCAACTATTTCAGTATTGAATGGTTATGCTTTGGGAGGCGGTTTAGAATTAGCTCTTTCAACTGATATCCGAATCGGCTATGACAAGACAATGGTTGGCTTCCCTGAAGTCGGCTTGGGAATCATTCCTGGTTTTGCAGGTACCCAAAGAATGTCTCGTTTGATTGGTACTAGTAAAACAAAGGAATTAATCTTCACTGCTAGAATGGTTAAAGGGCAGGAAGCATATGATCTTGGAATTCTTAACAAGTTGGTAGCAGCAGAAGAACTATTGCCTGCGGCAGAAGAGCTAGCAGCAGCGATTATGAAAAATGCACCGCTAGCAGTTGAAAAAGCTAAACATATTATCCAAGTTGGCTCAGAACTCCCTCTGAAAAATGCTATTCGTTTGGAAACAGAAGCAGAAGCTCTACTCTTCTCAACAGAAGATAAGGTAGAAGGAATGCGCGCTTTTGTTGAAAAACGCAAAGCTGTCTTTCAACGTAAATAA
- the hpf gene encoding ribosome hibernation-promoting factor, HPF/YfiA family: MIKYSIRGENLEVTEAIRDYVVSKLEKIEKYFQPEQELDARVNLKVYREKTAKVEVTIPLGSITLRAEDVSQDMYGSIDLVTDKIERQIRKNKTKIERKNKNKVATSQLFTDALVEDADVVQPKVVRSKQIDLKPMDLEEALLQMDLLGHDFFIYVDVEDQTTNVLYRREDGEVGLLEVKES, translated from the coding sequence ATGATTAAATATAGTATCCGTGGTGAAAACCTAGAAGTAACAGAAGCAATTCGTGATTATGTAGTTTCTAAACTCGAAAAGATCGAAAAGTATTTCCAACCTGAGCAAGAGTTAGATGCACGTGTGAATTTGAAAGTTTACCGTGAGAAAACAGCAAAGGTTGAAGTAACGATTCCACTTGGATCTATTACTCTTCGTGCAGAAGATGTTTCTCAAGATATGTATGGTTCTATCGATCTTGTAACAGATAAAATTGAACGTCAGATTCGTAAAAATAAAACTAAAATCGAACGTAAGAATAAAAATAAAGTTGCGACAAGTCAACTCTTTACAGATGCTCTAGTTGAAGATGCAGATGTTGTGCAACCCAAAGTCGTTCGTTCAAAACAAATTGATTTGAAGCCAATGGATTTAGAAGAAGCGCTTCTTCAAATGGATTTATTGGGACATGATTTCTTTATCTATGTAGATGTAGAAGATCAAACAACAAATGTTTTGTATCGTCGTGAAGATGGTGAGGTTGGTTTGCTCGAAGTAAAAGAATCATAA